The following are from one region of the Sorghum bicolor cultivar BTx623 chromosome 2, Sorghum_bicolor_NCBIv3, whole genome shotgun sequence genome:
- the LOC8079003 gene encoding pentatricopeptide repeat-containing protein At1g26460, mitochondrial, protein MAAAAAAATSLLLRHNRNPHLLLLRAAISSSRALPQQPELSPDPTAGAPDPAPLPPNPSTGSPFYSQNWRNPAAANPPSSLLPTVLAGGAFGAEHRMAAFYDTPNAAGLKETFAKYMAEQRWEDIKHLFDHWVRSLDATTGKPNHPDVDLFNHYLRANLMSGALPHEMLDLADHMREFELEPNTASYNLVLKSMVAGQESEGAEKLIERMLQTGTFPDDESYNLVVGLLIRQNLVDSSLKYLDLILKSGYTLSLTVYTDYIRACMRSGRLDTLTSIIEKCKTTDKNKVLCPQWALCIDIAEAAFEANNSKLALFALEFLAKWIARGENVKPPVQLSVNEGLVISALSAAGRTFSTDLLNAAWSLLRKSLRQKRAPTPETYLAKIYAHSSIGQLQRAFGTLREFENAYGNSEDIDLELFSPFTSLHPLVVACCKDGFTTLDSVYVQLENLSRADPPYKSVSALNCVILGCANIWDINRAYETFVAIKEKFELTPDIHSYNALLCAFGKLKQTGEACNVFQHVLTLGVKPNSTTYSLLVDAHLANKDPKAALAIIDEMVDAGFTPSKDTLRKVRRRCSRESDFDSDEKVQSLAKQFNYRLGGENRREMLYSIEYNPVY, encoded by the exons atggctgctgctgcggcggcggccaccTCGCTCCTTCTACGCCACAACCGCAAcccccacctcctcctcctccgcgccGCGATCTCCTCCTCCCGCGCGCTGCCCCAGCAGCCGGAGCTGTCTCCTGACCCGACCGCCGGCGCCCCCGACCCCGCCCCACTCCCCCCAAACCCCAGCACGGGGAGCCCCTTCTACAGCCAGAACTGGCGCAACCCCGCCGCCGCCAACCCGCCCTCCTCGCTTCTGCCCACcgtcctcgccggcggcgcctTCGGGGCGGAGCACCGCATGGCCGCCTTCTACGATACGCCCAACGCCGCGGGGCTCAAGGAGACGTTCGCCAAGTATATGGCGGAGCAGCGGTGGGAGGACATCAAGCATCTGTTCGACCACTGGGTGCGCTCCCTCGACGCCACCACGGGGAAGCCCAACCACCCCGACGTCGACCTCTTCAATCACTACCTCCGCGCTAACCTCATGTCGGGGGCCCTGCCGCACGAGATGCTCGATCTCGCCGACCACATGCGCGAGTTCGAGCTCGAGCCCAACACTGCATCGTACAACCTCGTGCTCAAGAGCATGGTCGCCGGGCAGGAGTCCGAGGGCGCCGAGAAGCTCATTGAACG GATGCTGCAAACAGGAACATTTCCAGATGATGAATCCTACAATTTGGTTGTAGGCCTGCTTATTAGACAGAACCTTGTTGACTCATCTCTGAAGTATTTGGATCTGATTCTTAAATCAGGCTACACGCTATCACTAACTGTTTACACTGATTATATCCGAGCATGTATGAGATCCGGGAGGTTGGACACGTTGACATCAATTATAGAGAAATGCAAG ACAACTGATAAGAACAAAGTTTTGTGTCCACAATGGGCCTTGTGCATTGACATAGCAGAAGCTGCATTTGAAGCTAACAATAGCAAATTAGCTCTTTTTGCTTTGGAATTTCTCGCAAAATGGATTGCTCGCGGTGAGAATGTTAAACCTCCTGTTCAGCTGTCAGTTAATGAAGGTCTTGTAATATCAGCTCTGAGTGCTGCTGGCAGAACTTTTAGTACTGACCTCTTGAATGCTGCTTGGTCGCTATTACGGAAGTCCCTGCGCCAGAAAAGGGCACCCACCCCAGAGACATATCTTGCCAAGATATATGCCCATTCATCAATTGGCCAGCTTCAAAGGGCTTTTGGTACATTGCGTGAATTTGAAAATGCCTATGGGAACTCTGAGGACATTGATTTAGAGCTCTTCTCACCATTTACTTCCTTGCATCCTCTTGTTGTTGCTTGCTGCAAAGATGGCTTTACCACACTGGATTCG GTTTATGTTCAGTTGGAGAATCTGAGTCGTGCAGATCCACCATACAAATCTGTTTCTGCTCTCAACTGTGTTATATTAGGGTGTGCAAACATTTGGGACATCAATCGAGCTTATGAAACTTTTGTGGCTATTAAGGAAAAATTTGAACTCACGCCTGACATCCATTCATACAATGCCCTTCTGTGTGCATTTGGAAAGTTGAAACAG ACAGGAGAAGCATGTAATGTGTTCCAGCATGTATTAACTCTTGGTGTTAAACCAAATTCAACAACATACTCCCTGCTTGTCGATGCCCATCTTGCCAACAAAGATCCAAAAGCTGCTCTTGCCATAATTGATGAGATG GTTGATGCTGGCTTCACTCCTTCCAAGGATACCCTAAGGAAGGTTCGAAGACGGTGCTCTCGTGAATCAGACTTTGACAGTGACGAGAAAGTCCAATCCCTGGCTAAGCAGTTCAACTACCGACTGGGTGGTGAGAATCGAAGAGAGATGCTTTATAGCATAGAATATAATCCTGTGTACTGA
- the LOC8060642 gene encoding putative pentatricopeptide repeat-containing protein At1g26500, translated as MPPRPRHRLLFFRRHLSTSTPSPAPAPVPVPKPTDPALLLRLCTILYQQQHDPDDSLRRRLSALPLPTAPADIRELFLQASARFPLSWRPVHRLLAHLSTLHHGDGDGDGGGGGFPHSPATAARLLDVLAKSGNIDLLHSTLFSLPRSLLSAAALRAAVRGLAPAREVGKVAKLVTLFPECHRARVLTFVTDVACSEPCRLPDVAEKAIKRAEHRHGVERTGRCCDLLVVAYCRAGSLADACRVWNGMERRGLEPGAAAYQEIVVTMFKNNRVADAMKMFDGMRRNGVPDNEGGCCCAVVSWLCKDGRVWGAYMVLAEMVKRGLEVDGELLGDLVYGLMVRRRAREAYRVFHGVKEKDIALYHGLMKGLLRIKRAGEATEVFREMITRGCEPNMHTYIMLLQGHLGKRGRKGRDPLVNFESIFVGGLVKAGRTLEVTKFVERTMWGGVDVPRFDYNKFLYYFSNEEGAVMFEEVGKRLREVGVIDLADILSAYGERMTTRDRRRTAMNGLLKSV; from the coding sequence ATGCCTCCCcgtccccgccaccgcctcctctTTTTCCGCCGCCACCTCTCCACCTCCACGCCGTCTCCCGCGCCGGCCCCCGTCCCCGTGCCTAAGCCCACCGACCCGGCGCTTCTGCTCCGCCTCTGCACGATCCTCTACCAGCAGCAGCACGACCCCGACGACTCGCTGCGCCGACGCCTCTCCGCGCTACCGCTGCCCACCGCGCCCGCCGACATTCGCGAGCTCTTCCTCCAGGCCTCCGCGCGGTTCCCGCTCTCCTGGCGCCCCGTGCACCGCCTCCTCGCGCACCTCTCCACCCTCcaccacggcgacggcgacggcgacggcggaggCGGTGGGTTCCCACACTCCCCCGCCACCGCCGCTCGCCTCCTCGACGTCCTCGCCAAGTCCGGGAACATCGACCTCCTCCACTCCACGCTCTTCTCGCTGCCCCGAAGCCTCCTCTCCGCCGCGGCACTCCGCGCCGCCGTGCGGGGGCTCGCCCCCGCCCGCGAGGTCGGGAAGGTCGCCAAGCTCGTGAcgctcttccccgagtgccacCGCGCTCGGGTCCTCACGTTCGTCACCGACGTCGCGTGCTCGGAGCCGTGCAGGCTCCCTGACGTCGCGGAGAAGGCGATCAAGCGCGCCGAGCACCGGCACGGCGTCGAGCGCACGGGCAGGTGCTGCGACCTGCTGGTCGTCGCGTACTGCCGCGCGGGGTCTCTCGCGGACGCGTGCAGGGTGTGGAATGGCATGGAGAGGCGCGGCCTCGAGCCGGGTGCCGCGGCGTACCAGGAGATCGTGGTGACCATGTTCAAGAACAACCGCGTGGCCGACGCCATGAAGATGTTCGACGGAATGCGGAGGAACGGAGTGCCTGACAACGAAGGCGGGTGCTGCTGCGCGGTTGTCTCGTGGCTGTGCAAGGATGGGAGGGTGTGGGGCGCGTACATGGTGTTGGCAGAAATGGTGAAACGAGGTCTGGAGGTGGATGGTGAGCTACTGGGAGATTTGGTGTATGGGCTTATGGTGAGGAGAAGGGCGAGGGAAGCATACAGGGTGTTCCATGGCGTTAAGGAGAAGGACATTGCTCTCTATCATGGGTTGATGAAGGGGTTGCTGAGGATCAAACGAGCAGGGGAGGCCACTGAGGTGTTCAGGGAGATGATCACCAGGGGATGTGAACCGAACATGCACACTTACATCATGTTGCTTCAGGGGCACCTTGGGAAGAGGGGTCGGAAGGGCAGGGATCCATTGGTGAATTTTGAGAGCATATTTGTTGGTGGCTTGGTGAAAGCCGGGAGGACATTGGAGGTGACCAAGTTTGTAGAGAGGACAATGTGGGGTGGGGTAGATGTGCCGAGGTTTGACTATAACAAGTTTCTGTACTATTTCTCGAATGAGGAGGGGGCAGTAATGTTCGAAGAGGTTGGCAAGAGATTGAGGGAGGTTGGAGTAATTGATCTTGCAGACATTTTGTCAGCCTATGGTGAGCGCATGACCACCAGGGATAGGAGAAGAACAGCAATGAATGGACTTCTCAAATCGGTTTAG
- the LOC110432877 gene encoding RNA-binding protein 42: protein MPVNPPPPPPPGSSSSAPAGPSYFPLPFHLQQHQPPPQMPPPMAANSYQQYQQQLHQAHQLFQRDAQTITPEALQSVKAAIATSDVLDPAAAANARPSDPSTSKKPIPRRAAGQSWEDPTLTDWPENDYRLFCGDLGNEVNDDVLSKAFSRFPSFNMARVVRDKRTGKTKGYGFVSFSNPTDLAAAIKEMNGKYVGNRPIKLRKSNWKERTDVEALERQKNHVHRKPKILKKSILHK, encoded by the exons ATGCCTGTCAAtcctcctcccccgccgccTCCTGGGTCGTCGTCTTCGGCTCCGGCGGGGCCCAGCTACTTCCCTCTCCCTTTCCATCTGCAGCAgcaccagccgccgccgcagaTGCCGCCGCCTATGGCGGCGAACAGCTACCAGCAGTACCAGCAACAGCTGCATCAGGCGCATCAGCTCTTCCAGCGGGACGCGCAGACCATCACCCCCGAGGCGCTGCAGAGTGTCAAGGCTGCCATCGCCACCAGCGACGTCCtcgaccccgccgccgccgctaacGCCAGGCCCTCCGATCCCTCTACCAGCAAGAAGCCCATTCCACGCCGCGCTGCCGGACAATCCTGGGAGGATCCTACCCTCACTGACTGGCCCGAAA ACGACTACCGGCTCTTCTGTGGAGATCTAGGCAACGAAGTTAATGATGATGTTCTCTCCAAAGCATTCTCACGGTTTCCATCCTTCAACATGGCAAGG GTTGTTAGAGATAAGAGGACTGGCAAAACTAAAGGTTATGGATTTGTGAGCTTTTCAAACCCTACTGACCTGGCTGCAGCAATAAAAGAGATGAATG GAAAGTATGTTGGGAACCGCCCTATTAAATTGCGTAAGAGTAACTGGAAGGAGAGGACAGATGTTGAGGCTCTAGAAAGACAAAAG AATCATGTCCATAGGAAGCCTAAAATTCTGAAGAAGAGTATTCTTCACAAGTAG
- the LOC8060641 gene encoding zinc finger protein 865, which translates to MDVVELAAAARHGCKVCGKSFLCGRSLGGHMRSHISLGEAALEVHADDELRRASPNGGRNCNGVVGYGLRENPRKTRRLSDFANEEDGGHGVGDGDGDGEQHKACRECGKLFSSWKSLFGHMRSHASGGRYHDDEDDVDVEEEEFVPVPEEAEAEMVTPMEAPVAAAPAALTVLSAPPRRRRRSMRVAAPLPAPPPPVLSGFEKETEDVALCLLMLSRDTGMWSSPAKEEPFESAEKQAGLPRSGYNSDDDSALHQHGDAKIKGRVAKSSKRGSPKQRRERDPVAPKRTRYECPGCGKVFSSYQALGGHRASHKRINASCSSPKVTPVASPAPEPSTETYASFNTLSPSASPDSVAIGFGKPKDDEAVADAAVEKFECAVCFRVFASGQALGWHKRSHSHLMPSESDDVELYYAGGAGADHQEQHSAAVDGFLDLNFPPAAPEEA; encoded by the coding sequence ATGGATGTCGTGGAGCTTGCTGCGGCGGCGAGGCATGGATGCAAGGTCTGCGGGAAAAGCTTCCTGTGCGGCCGGTCGCTTGGAGGACACATGAGATCGCACATCTCGCTCGGCGAGGCGGCGCTGGAGGTTCACGCCGACGACGAGCTGAGGCGTGCTTCGCCGAATGGTGGCCGGAACTGCAATGGAGTGGTCGGGTACGGGCTGAGGGAGAATCCCAGGAAGACCCGGCGGCTATCCGACTTCGCCAACGAGGAGGATGGCGGCCATGGCGTTGGCGATGGCGATGGCGATGGTGAGCAGCACAAGGCGTGCCGGGAGTGCGGGAAGCTGTTCTCGTCGTGGAAGTCTCTGTTCGGGCACATGCGGAGCCATGCGTCCGGCGGCAGGTATCACGACGACGAGGATGACGTGGACGTGGAAGAGGAGGAATTCGTCCCAGTCCCAGAGGAGGCGGAAGCAGAGATGGTGACGCCGATGGAGGCGCctgtggcggcggcgccggcagcTCTgacggtgctgtccgcgccgcCTAGGCGGCGGCGCCGATCGATGCGCGTGGCTGCTCCGCTCCCGGCACCGCCACCGCCGGTGCTGAGCGGGTTCGAGAAGGAGACGGAAGACGTCGCGCTCTGCCTCCTGATGCTCTCGCGCGACACCGGCATGTGGAGCTCGCCGGCCAAAGAGGAGCCTTTCGAGAGCGCGGAGAAGCAGGCGGGCCTCCCAAGAAGCGGTTACAATTCCGACGACGACTCAGCTCTGCACCAGCACGGCGACGCCAAGATCAAGGGCCGCGTCGCCAAGAGCAGCAAGCGAGGCTCCCCGAAGCAGCGACGCGAACGCGATCCCGTGGCGCCTAAGCGGACCCGGTACGAGTGCCCGGGGTGcggcaaagttttcagctcgtACCAGGCGCTCGGCGGCCACCGCGCGAGCCACAAGCGGATCAACGCCAGCTGCAGCTCCCCCAAGGTCACCCCCGTCGCGTCCCCCGCGCCGGAGCCAAGCACCGAGACGTACGCTTCGTTCAACACACTGTCCCCCTCCGCGTCGCCGGACTCGGTGGCCATCGGCTTCGGCAAGCCCAAGGACGACGAGGCGGTGGCCGACGCGGCCGTGGAGAAGTTCGAGTGCGCGGTCTGCTTCAGGGTGTTCGCGTCGGGGCAGGCTCTCGGCTGGCACAAGCGGTCGCATTCGCATCTGATGCCCTCCGAGTCCGACGACGTCGAGCTCTACTacgccggcggcgccggcgcggatCACCAGGAGCAGCATTCAGCAGCCGTGGACGGGTTCCTTGATCTCAACTTCCCACCGGCTGCACCGGAGGAGGCTTGA
- the LOC110432531 gene encoding COBW domain-containing protein 1 — translation MEDDDDCPPLAVELPPQVPSPPAQAPSDASPVGVTVITGYLGAGKSTLVNYILNEQHGKRIAVILNEFGEEIGVERAMINEGQGGALVEEWVELANGCVCCSVKHSLVQALEQLVQRKDRMDHILLETTGLADPAPLVSVLWLDDQLESSIRLDSIITVIDAKNFRVQIDEHKNSSSFPEAFHQIAFADVVILNKIDLVEDNLEDLEKHIHDVNALVTVVRSVRCQVDLNEVFNRQAYGVKDSSHLQELLDYSKSVPPSRRHDNNISTLCIYEQDSVNLAKVESWLEDLLWEKKSSMDIYRCKGILYIHDSDQVHTLQAVREVYEVVPARKWSETESRMNKIVVIGRNLDINVLQDSFSVCKS, via the exons ATGGAGGACGATGATGACTGCCCTCCTCTCGCCGTCGAGCTGCCGCCGCAGGTGCCGTCCCCTCCGGCGCAAGCTCCCTCGGACGCCTCGCCAGTTGGCGTCACCGTCATCACTGGCTACCTCGGGGCCGGCAAGTCGACG TTAGTCAATTACATTTTGAATGAGCAACATGGGAAGAGAATTGCCGTGATACTAAATGAGTTCGGGGAGGAAATTGGGGTTGAGAGGGCGATGATCAACGAGGGGCAAGGTGGTGCACTTGTCGAGGAATGGGTGGAACTGGCCAATGGATGTGTCTGTTGCTCTGTAAAACACAGTCTGGTTCAAGCACTTGAGCAGCTTGTGCAAAGAAAGGATAG AATGGATCATATATTACTTGAGACAACAGGATTGGCCGATCCTGCTCCACTTGTTTCCGTTCTTTGGCTAGATGATCAATTGGAGTCATCAATTAGACTGGATTCTATTATTACG GTTATTGATGCAAAAAACTTCAGGGTTCAGATTGATGAGCACAAAAACTCTTCCTCATTCCCTGAAGCATTTCATCAAATTGCATTTGCG GATGTTGTGATATTGAACAAAATTGACCTAGTGGAAGACAATCTTGAGGATTTGGAAAAACATATTCATGATGTGAATGCTCTGGTTACAGTGGTGCGGTCTGTCCGTTGCCAGGTTGACTTGAATGAAGTATTTAACCGGCAAGCATATGGTGTGAAG GATTCATCTCATCTGCAAGAACTGCTCGACTATAGTAAATCAGTGCCACCTAGTCGCCGTCATGATAACAATATTTCCACCTTGTGCATCTATGAGCAGGATTCTGTTAACTTGGCTAAG gtggagtcttggcttGAAGATCTTCTTTGGGAAAAGAAATCTAGCATGGACATATATCGCTGTAAAGGGATTTTATATATCCATGATTCAGACCAAGTTCATACACTACAG GCAGTGAGGGAAGTTTATGAAGTTGTGCCGGCTCGAAAATGGTCTGAGACAGAGTCTCGCATGAACAAGATAGTTGTCATAG GCCGCAATTTGGACATCAATGTTCTTCAAGATTCTTTTAGTGTCTGCAAGAGCTGA